A genomic stretch from Paraburkholderia dioscoreae includes:
- a CDS encoding RES family NAD+ phosphorylase — MTQPHWQDRWRTTPLDWAPAYRVIPTRFPAVNLFDRVASPEDFDALYALEAMTNDRLRTEIGELDLVPREERRFGPGYGPIMAALTHLNPLGSRFSDGTYGVFYCARSRATAIAETRYHTGKFLEATAEPPMRQQMRLYTVVARGNVVDIRGDESVGLAVLSPDDYLAGQSLGRAIREAGAPGIVYPSVRDDEGECLAAFKTTLLRDCHHAAYLEYNWNGKQVDMVFELSQVG, encoded by the coding sequence GTGACACAACCGCATTGGCAGGACCGCTGGCGTACCACGCCGCTCGACTGGGCACCGGCATATCGCGTGATTCCAACGCGCTTCCCGGCCGTCAATCTGTTCGACCGGGTCGCCTCGCCGGAGGATTTCGACGCGCTCTACGCGCTCGAAGCCATGACCAACGACCGTCTGCGCACCGAGATCGGCGAACTCGATCTGGTGCCGCGCGAAGAGCGCCGCTTCGGGCCGGGCTATGGGCCGATCATGGCCGCGCTGACACACCTGAATCCGCTCGGCAGCCGCTTCTCCGACGGCACGTACGGCGTGTTCTATTGCGCCCGCTCGCGCGCCACCGCAATCGCCGAAACGCGCTATCACACGGGGAAATTTCTCGAGGCGACGGCCGAGCCGCCCATGCGCCAACAGATGCGCCTTTACACCGTCGTGGCGCGAGGCAACGTGGTGGACATTCGCGGAGACGAGTCGGTGGGCCTCGCGGTGCTGTCGCCGGATGATTATCTGGCCGGGCAATCCCTCGGCCGAGCCATCCGCGAGGCAGGTGCGCCGGGCATCGTGTATCCATCGGTGCGGGACGACGAAGGCGAATGCCTCGCCGCGTTCAAAACCACGCTCCTGCGCGACTGCCATCACGCCGCGTATCTGGAATACAACTGGAACGGCAAGCAGGTGGACATGGTGTTCGAGCTCAGCCAGGTGGGCTAG
- a CDS encoding sulfate/molybdate ABC transporter ATP-binding protein, with amino-acid sequence MLLAVDIRKTFQSAERRFTLDVAFQATSQRVVLFGPSGAGKSLTLQAIAGLLRPDEGTITLHGNALFDSARGIDLKPQARKVAYLFQDFALFPHLNVRQNIGFGLQHGWLNPRARISHPQIDYWLDALELKSVAGNHPAQLSGGQKQRVALARALVAQPRLLLLDEPFSALDSALRERMRRELSELQTRLDIPMVLITHDPDDVAAFGDQVVQVNNGQVRENQPFAGYARSEP; translated from the coding sequence ATGCTGCTTGCCGTCGACATCCGCAAGACCTTCCAGAGCGCCGAGCGCCGCTTCACGCTCGACGTCGCGTTCCAGGCCACCTCGCAGCGCGTCGTGCTGTTCGGACCATCCGGCGCGGGCAAGAGTCTGACGTTGCAGGCTATTGCGGGCCTGCTACGCCCCGACGAAGGCACGATCACGCTGCATGGCAACGCGCTGTTCGACAGCGCGCGCGGCATCGATCTGAAGCCGCAAGCGCGCAAGGTCGCCTATCTGTTTCAGGACTTCGCGCTATTTCCGCATCTGAACGTGCGGCAGAACATCGGCTTCGGCTTGCAGCACGGCTGGCTCAATCCGCGTGCGCGGATCTCGCATCCGCAGATCGATTACTGGCTGGATGCGCTGGAATTGAAGAGCGTGGCCGGCAATCATCCGGCGCAGCTTTCCGGTGGGCAAAAGCAGCGGGTGGCGCTGGCGCGAGCGCTCGTCGCGCAACCTCGGTTGCTGCTACTGGACGAGCCGTTTTCGGCGCTCGACAGCGCCCTGCGTGAGCGCATGCGCCGCGAGCTGTCCGAGCTGCAAACGCGGCTCGATATCCCAATGGTCCTGATCACACACGATCCCGACGATGTCGCCGCCTTCGGCGATCAGGTCGTGCAGGTCAACAATGGCCAAGTGCGCGAGAATCAGCCGTTCGCCGGCTACGCGCGCAGCGAGCCCTGA
- a CDS encoding organic hydroperoxide resistance protein → MNILYKASATSTGGRDGRAVSSDNALDVKLAAPRELGGTGAAGTNPEQLFAAGYSACFLSAMKFVAGQHKQALPVDTQVTAEVGIGPNDKGGFALDIDLRVSLPGLDANAAKELVDAAHQVCPYSNATRNNVAVRLQIA, encoded by the coding sequence ATGAACATCCTCTACAAAGCAAGCGCAACAAGCACCGGTGGCCGCGACGGCCGTGCGGTGTCGTCGGACAATGCATTGGACGTGAAACTGGCGGCACCGCGCGAACTCGGCGGCACCGGCGCGGCGGGTACGAATCCAGAACAACTGTTCGCGGCTGGCTACTCGGCGTGTTTCCTGAGCGCAATGAAGTTTGTCGCCGGCCAGCACAAACAGGCTTTGCCGGTAGACACGCAAGTCACCGCGGAAGTCGGCATTGGTCCGAATGACAAGGGCGGCTTCGCGCTTGATATCGACCTGCGCGTCTCGCTGCCGGGTCTCGACGCAAACGCGGCAAAGGAACTGGTCGACGCGGCGCATCAGGTTTGCCCGTACTCGAACGCCACGCGCAACAACGTCGCGGTCCGTCTGCAAATCGCCTAA
- a CDS encoding cryptochrome/photolyase family protein, with the protein MTRVRRLNDTFDTGLVWLRRDLRNTDNAALYYALKHCERVWCVFVFDTTILQPLVDAWHARHPDTQPQDRRIEFILAALGELDEALRTDGGGLIVLYGNPADLVPTLADELGADAVFANHDYEPVAIERDETVREQLAEAGRQWLTFKDQVIFERDEVLTGQSKPFTVFTPYRNAWLRQLSTFDLKPYPVETYAKHLAALPSRLDRQLPTLEQLGFAPSNLGELSLPTGMSGAQRLLDDFMTRIDSYADRRDFPAAKGPSYLSIHLRFGTVSIRTLARLAHELSLQPDGQGSATWLSELIWRDFYFMILAHHPRLARGASFKEEYDRLRWEQGPEADEAFAAWCDGRTGYPLVDAAMLQLNRTGYMHNRLRMVTASFLVKDLGVDWRLGERYFAEQLNDFDFSANNGGWQWAASTGCDAQPYFRIFNPVTQSEKFDAEGRFIKRYLPQLAKLPSKWIHAPWLAGAERLAECGVVLGKDYPAPIVDHAEARARTLARFGK; encoded by the coding sequence ATGACACGCGTCCGACGACTGAACGACACCTTCGATACCGGGCTGGTCTGGCTTCGCCGCGACCTGCGCAACACGGACAACGCCGCGCTCTACTACGCGCTCAAGCATTGCGAGCGCGTGTGGTGCGTATTCGTGTTCGACACGACGATCCTGCAACCGCTGGTCGACGCCTGGCACGCCCGTCATCCGGACACACAGCCGCAGGACCGGCGCATCGAGTTCATTCTCGCGGCGCTTGGCGAACTGGACGAGGCACTGCGCACCGATGGCGGCGGTCTGATCGTGCTGTACGGCAATCCGGCCGACCTGGTGCCAACGCTGGCCGATGAACTCGGCGCGGACGCGGTTTTCGCGAATCACGACTACGAGCCGGTCGCAATCGAGCGCGACGAGACGGTACGGGAGCAGCTTGCCGAAGCCGGACGCCAGTGGCTGACGTTCAAGGATCAGGTGATTTTCGAGCGTGACGAGGTGCTGACCGGCCAGAGCAAACCGTTCACGGTGTTCACACCGTACAGGAACGCATGGCTCAGGCAACTGAGTACCTTCGATCTGAAGCCGTATCCCGTGGAAACGTACGCGAAGCATCTGGCCGCCTTGCCGTCGAGGCTCGATCGCCAGTTGCCGACGCTCGAACAACTCGGCTTCGCGCCGAGCAACCTGGGCGAGTTGAGCCTGCCCACAGGCATGAGCGGCGCGCAGCGTCTGCTCGACGACTTCATGACCCGCATCGACAGCTACGCGGACCGGCGCGACTTTCCCGCCGCCAAGGGCCCGAGCTATCTGTCGATACATCTGCGCTTCGGTACAGTCTCGATTCGCACACTCGCGCGCCTCGCCCACGAATTGTCGCTGCAACCTGACGGGCAAGGCTCGGCGACGTGGCTGTCCGAGCTGATCTGGCGGGACTTCTACTTCATGATCCTCGCGCATCATCCGCGGCTGGCGCGCGGCGCGTCGTTCAAGGAGGAATACGACCGGTTGCGCTGGGAGCAAGGCCCGGAAGCGGACGAGGCGTTCGCCGCATGGTGCGATGGACGCACGGGCTACCCGCTGGTCGACGCCGCCATGCTGCAACTGAACCGCACGGGCTACATGCACAACCGCCTGCGGATGGTGACGGCGAGTTTTCTGGTCAAGGATCTGGGCGTGGACTGGCGGCTCGGCGAGCGGTACTTCGCTGAACAGTTAAACGACTTCGATTTCTCGGCGAATAACGGCGGCTGGCAATGGGCCGCTTCGACGGGATGCGATGCGCAGCCCTACTTCCGGATTTTCAATCCGGTCACGCAGTCCGAAAAATTCGACGCCGAAGGACGCTTTATCAAGCGCTATTTGCCTCAACTCGCGAAACTGCCATCGAAGTGGATTCATGCGCCCTGGCTGGCGGGCGCGGAACGGCTCGCCGAATGCGGTGTGGTGTTGGGCAAAGACTATCCGGCACCGATCGTGGACCACGCCGAAGCAAGGGCGCGCACGCTGGCTCGCTTTGGCAAGTGA
- the modA gene encoding molybdate ABC transporter substrate-binding protein, whose amino-acid sequence MTLARRLLKQALFVASVVSVAVSVNARADELVVSAAASLTNAFKAVSEVFEQQHPGTKVLLNFGASDVLMQQIVKGAPADVFASADQKAMDKAVAEKVIVPASRKDFAANSLVLIVPTDSRFAPTSLNDLTSASVKRVAYGDPASVPIGRYAQGALQAAGVWDAVSAKAVLASNVRQSLDYVSRGEVDAGFVFSTDAAVMPDKVKVAMNVPTQTPVTYPIAQVEGSHHAADAQAFINFVLSPAGQSVLARYGFKPAH is encoded by the coding sequence ATGACACTCGCCCGCCGCCTTTTAAAGCAAGCGCTGTTCGTCGCCAGCGTCGTCTCCGTCGCCGTCAGCGTCAATGCGCGCGCCGACGAACTGGTGGTCTCCGCCGCCGCCAGCCTGACCAACGCGTTCAAGGCGGTCAGCGAAGTGTTCGAGCAGCAGCATCCGGGCACCAAGGTGCTGCTGAACTTCGGTGCCTCCGACGTGCTGATGCAGCAGATCGTCAAAGGCGCGCCCGCCGACGTGTTCGCATCCGCGGACCAGAAGGCAATGGACAAGGCCGTCGCCGAAAAAGTGATCGTACCGGCCTCACGCAAGGACTTCGCCGCCAATTCGCTGGTGCTGATCGTGCCGACGGACAGCCGTTTTGCGCCGACAAGCCTGAACGATCTGACATCGGCGAGCGTTAAGCGTGTCGCGTACGGCGATCCGGCTTCCGTGCCGATCGGCCGTTACGCACAGGGCGCGCTGCAGGCTGCGGGCGTATGGGACGCCGTGAGCGCGAAAGCCGTGCTGGCGTCGAACGTACGTCAAAGCCTCGACTATGTATCGCGTGGCGAAGTCGACGCCGGCTTCGTGTTCAGCACCGACGCCGCCGTCATGCCGGACAAGGTCAAGGTCGCAATGAACGTGCCGACGCAAACGCCGGTCACCTATCCGATCGCGCAAGTGGAAGGCAGCCACCACGCCGCGGACGCACAGGCGTTCATCAACTTCGTGCTGTCGCCGGCCGGACAGTCCGTGCTCGCCAGATACGGCTTCAAGCCCGCACATTAA
- a CDS encoding phosphatase PAP2 family protein, producing MPDLPAHLWYSITNLGGAGLTLPLAFAIALWLAVGYTWRMAAGWLLLLGAAIGIVTVTKLAFLGWGVGVRELDFTGVSGHAMLSTAVYPVVLFLMLLPARPAIRLIGVVLGLAAGIAVGLSRVVLSAHSPSEAITGCLTGALAALVFVRLAWHAEPGRLSALPVAASMMVLALVMHGVHVPTQRWVTHIALKVSGHDRPFIRAKWKAVRDVRPATAPLSQTLNTLAPPHSSRA from the coding sequence ATGCCCGATTTACCTGCCCACCTCTGGTATTCGATCACCAACCTCGGCGGCGCCGGCCTCACGCTGCCGCTCGCGTTCGCCATCGCGTTGTGGCTGGCGGTCGGCTATACCTGGCGCATGGCCGCGGGCTGGCTGCTGCTGCTTGGCGCGGCCATTGGCATCGTGACCGTAACGAAGCTGGCGTTTCTCGGCTGGGGTGTCGGCGTACGCGAACTGGACTTTACCGGCGTAAGCGGCCACGCCATGTTGTCCACTGCCGTCTATCCGGTCGTGCTGTTCCTCATGCTGTTGCCGGCGCGTCCGGCCATTCGCCTGATCGGCGTGGTGCTCGGCCTTGCCGCGGGAATCGCGGTGGGGTTGTCGCGGGTGGTGCTGAGCGCGCATTCGCCGTCGGAAGCCATTACCGGCTGTCTGACCGGCGCGCTGGCGGCGCTGGTGTTCGTCCGTCTCGCGTGGCATGCCGAGCCAGGCCGGCTGTCGGCGCTGCCAGTCGCTGCCAGCATGATGGTGCTCGCGCTGGTCATGCACGGCGTGCACGTGCCGACGCAGCGCTGGGTCACGCATATCGCCCTGAAAGTGTCCGGTCACGACCGGCCGTTCATTCGCGCGAAGTGGAAAGCCGTGCGCGATGTCCGTCCGGCCACGGCGCCGTTGTCGCAAACACTCAATACGCTGGCGCCGCCGCATTCGTCCCGCGCCTGA
- a CDS encoding DUF3563 family protein codes for MYLLSRLFLFLTKSPDQLAKERADAFLAEATDLYDLEFRMRKLDREANVRQPSWMSQQH; via the coding sequence ATGTATCTGCTTAGCCGCCTGTTTCTGTTTCTGACCAAGTCGCCCGATCAACTCGCGAAAGAACGCGCCGACGCATTCCTCGCTGAAGCAACCGATCTGTACGATCTGGAATTCCGCATGCGCAAGCTCGACCGCGAGGCAAATGTTCGCCAACCGTCGTGGATGAGCCAGCAGCACTAA
- a CDS encoding tautomerase family protein — MPITRIALRAGKPVEYRKALTESIQRSLVGTFNVPKDDIFMLITEHEAGNFVYDNQYLNVERSDDLVIIQITLNNTRTLDQKKTLYKRMADELAESPGLRREDVFINLVEVLKENWSFGNGIAQYAL, encoded by the coding sequence ATGCCGATCACCCGAATTGCATTGCGCGCAGGCAAGCCCGTCGAATACCGGAAGGCGCTGACGGAGAGCATCCAGCGTTCGCTGGTGGGAACATTCAACGTGCCGAAAGACGACATCTTCATGCTGATCACCGAGCATGAAGCCGGCAATTTTGTGTATGACAACCAGTACTTGAACGTCGAGCGAAGCGACGACCTCGTGATCATTCAGATCACCCTGAACAACACGCGCACGCTTGATCAGAAAAAGACGCTTTACAAGCGGATGGCGGACGAACTGGCGGAGTCGCCGGGGCTGCGACGAGAGGATGTTTTCATTAATCTCGTCGAGGTATTGAAGGAAAACTGGTCGTTCGGCAACGGGATTGCGCAGTACGCGCTGTGA
- a CDS encoding SDR family NAD(P)-dependent oxidoreductase has product MNIDLSGKTAIVSASTAGIGFAIATGIAASGARTIINGRKQDAVDRAIKAIRKSAPQADLQGFAGDLGTPQGCDALIKAVPQADILVNNLGVFGPGDIFSTADDDWERYFQVNVMSGVRLTRHYLKGMMERKWGRVVFISSESALNIPPDMLAYGFSKTAQLSIARGIAKHAAGSGVTVNAVLPGPTLSDGLRAMVEETARQQGKTVEQVATEFVREHRSSSIIQRAATTEEVANMVVYVCSPQASATTGAALRVDGGVIDTIA; this is encoded by the coding sequence GTGAACATCGATCTATCGGGCAAGACGGCGATCGTCAGTGCATCCACGGCGGGCATCGGCTTTGCGATCGCCACCGGCATTGCCGCATCGGGTGCGCGGACCATCATCAACGGACGCAAGCAGGACGCGGTGGACCGCGCGATCAAGGCGATCCGCAAGAGCGCGCCGCAAGCGGATCTGCAAGGTTTCGCGGGCGACCTCGGCACGCCGCAGGGCTGCGACGCGTTGATCAAAGCCGTGCCGCAGGCGGACATTCTCGTGAACAACCTGGGCGTCTTCGGCCCCGGTGACATCTTCTCCACCGCAGACGACGACTGGGAGCGCTACTTCCAGGTGAACGTGATGTCGGGCGTGCGGCTCACGCGCCACTACCTCAAAGGAATGATGGAGCGCAAATGGGGCCGCGTGGTGTTCATCTCGTCCGAGTCTGCGCTGAATATTCCGCCGGACATGCTCGCTTACGGCTTTTCGAAGACCGCGCAGTTGAGCATTGCGCGCGGCATCGCCAAGCACGCCGCCGGCAGCGGCGTGACCGTGAATGCCGTGCTGCCCGGACCGACCCTGTCCGACGGCTTGCGGGCGATGGTGGAAGAGACGGCCAGACAGCAGGGCAAAACGGTCGAACAGGTCGCCACGGAGTTCGTGCGCGAGCATCGCAGCAGTTCGATCATCCAGCGAGCGGCCACCACCGAGGAAGTGGCCAACATGGTCGTCTACGTCTGCTCGCCGCAGGCTTCGGCAACCACCGGCGCGGCGCTGCGCGTGGACGGCGGCGTGATCGATACCATCGCGTAA
- a CDS encoding MbcA/ParS/Xre antitoxin family protein: MAHAARATHPEEPIRRPSSAPTLTEMSAAGLRAFFNIARDWDLSAEEQIVLLGSPGRSTYFKWKAAPETARLGRDTLERLSLLLGIYKALQILLPQASAADTWIKRPNSAPPFGGRRALDRMLAGNISDLVAVRQYLDAMRGGWA, from the coding sequence ATGGCTCACGCTGCTCGTGCCACCCACCCCGAAGAGCCGATTCGTCGGCCGTCTTCCGCGCCCACGCTAACGGAAATGTCCGCGGCGGGTCTGCGCGCGTTCTTCAATATCGCTCGTGACTGGGACTTGAGCGCGGAAGAGCAGATCGTGCTGCTAGGGTCGCCGGGCCGCTCCACCTACTTCAAATGGAAGGCGGCGCCTGAAACGGCCCGCCTCGGGCGCGACACGCTGGAACGCCTGTCGCTACTGCTCGGTATCTACAAGGCGCTGCAAATCCTGCTGCCGCAAGCCAGCGCCGCCGACACCTGGATCAAACGCCCCAACAGCGCGCCGCCGTTCGGTGGCCGCCGCGCGCTGGACCGCATGCTGGCGGGCAATATCAGCGACCTCGTGGCCGTGCGCCAGTATCTCGACGCAATGCGAGGCGGCTGGGCGTGA
- a CDS encoding LysR family transcriptional regulator, with translation MKVLDLDAVRAFVLVADLHSFTRAADALDTTQSAVSLKLKRLEAHLGKQLLERTPRAVRLSADGNAFLSAARELLNAHERALGSLSVERRRLALGLSEHVAGPDLPLLLGRLNAHDPGLVIELHLGTSAALLAQFDERRLDAVIIRYGADEPPRADAQALFTEPLGWLATPAWLPRVGEPLALALLSPPCNVRDVALRTLAQAGIGWQEVFVGGGVAAVGAAVAAGLAVSPLARRVAPRGLVDVGPRLGLPLLPESRVTLHSRVRDERSAETLRLVTNGLASA, from the coding sequence ATGAAAGTTCTCGATCTCGATGCCGTCCGCGCGTTCGTTCTGGTCGCCGACCTGCACAGCTTCACGCGTGCCGCAGACGCGCTCGACACCACGCAATCGGCCGTCAGCCTGAAGCTCAAACGGCTGGAGGCTCATCTCGGCAAGCAATTACTGGAGCGTACGCCGCGGGCCGTGCGCCTTTCCGCGGACGGCAACGCGTTCCTGAGCGCCGCACGCGAGCTGCTCAACGCGCATGAACGCGCGCTGGGTTCGCTGTCGGTGGAGCGCCGGCGGCTCGCGCTGGGGCTCAGCGAGCACGTCGCGGGGCCGGACTTGCCGCTTTTGCTCGGCAGGCTCAATGCGCACGATCCGGGACTGGTGATCGAATTGCATCTGGGCACCTCCGCCGCGCTGCTCGCACAATTCGACGAACGGCGCCTCGACGCGGTGATCATCCGCTATGGCGCCGACGAACCGCCGCGCGCCGACGCGCAGGCGCTATTTACCGAACCGCTCGGCTGGCTCGCCACGCCGGCGTGGTTGCCGCGAGTCGGCGAGCCGTTGGCGCTGGCGCTGTTGAGCCCGCCGTGCAATGTGCGCGATGTGGCGCTGCGAACGCTCGCGCAGGCCGGCATTGGGTGGCAGGAGGTGTTCGTTGGCGGCGGGGTGGCGGCTGTCGGCGCAGCCGTCGCGGCGGGGCTCGCGGTGTCGCCGCTGGCGCGCCGGGTCGCACCGCGCGGTCTGGTCGATGTCGGCCCGCGGCTGGGCTTGCCGCTGCTACCGGAATCGCGCGTCACGCTGCATTCGCGGGTCAGGGACGAGCGGTCGGCGGAAACGTTGCGGCTGGTCACTAATGGGTTGGCGAGCGCTTGA
- a CDS encoding TOBE domain-containing protein encodes MTLHRTDPSRETLELGGSVWFQAGAQTLGGASRIALLAAIGKTGSITSAAKAVGMSYKGAWDAIDTMNNLAGEPLVVRLTGGKGGGGTTLTPRAVKLIETFRAVEREHRRFLERAGAAIEGFATDWDLIGRIGVKTSARNQLYGTVSAITRGTVNDEVTLVLPGGHAIVSVITHESTETLGLVEGAAAFALIKASWVVLFVDNESGLPLKLSARNQLRGTVQSVKRGAVNAEVSLVLAGGAVITAVVTNESVDTLGFVEGGRAVAAFKASSVILGVKD; translated from the coding sequence ATGACATTGCACCGCACCGATCCTTCCCGCGAAACCCTCGAACTCGGCGGCTCCGTGTGGTTTCAGGCGGGCGCGCAGACGCTCGGCGGCGCGTCGCGGATCGCGCTGCTCGCGGCGATCGGCAAGACCGGCTCGATCACCAGCGCGGCCAAAGCGGTCGGCATGAGCTACAAAGGCGCGTGGGATGCGATCGACACGATGAACAACCTCGCCGGCGAGCCTCTCGTGGTGCGCCTGACGGGCGGCAAAGGCGGTGGCGGCACCACCCTCACGCCACGCGCCGTGAAGCTGATCGAGACGTTTCGCGCGGTGGAACGCGAGCACCGGCGCTTTCTCGAACGCGCGGGCGCGGCGATCGAAGGGTTCGCGACCGACTGGGATCTGATCGGCCGCATCGGCGTGAAGACGAGCGCGCGCAATCAGCTTTATGGCACGGTGTCGGCAATCACGCGCGGCACCGTCAACGACGAAGTCACACTCGTGCTGCCCGGCGGCCATGCGATCGTCTCCGTCATCACGCATGAAAGCACCGAAACGCTCGGCCTCGTCGAGGGTGCGGCGGCGTTCGCGTTGATCAAGGCGTCGTGGGTCGTGCTGTTCGTCGACAACGAAAGCGGCCTGCCGCTCAAACTCTCGGCGCGCAATCAGTTGCGCGGCACGGTACAAAGCGTGAAGCGCGGCGCGGTCAATGCCGAGGTGTCGCTGGTGCTGGCGGGCGGCGCGGTGATCACCGCGGTCGTCACCAATGAAAGCGTCGACACGCTCGGATTCGTGGAAGGCGGCCGCGCCGTGGCCGCGTTCAAGGCGTCGAGTGTGATACTCGGTGTGAAGGACTGA
- a CDS encoding extracellular catalytic domain type 1 short-chain-length polyhydroxyalkanoate depolymerase: MAKSLSKIWLRGFKRLLAIQTEHARTTTKRTTTRPARAAAAKPSTKVRPLKPAAAVRAPAKREAPRAAARESRVRPRASAWASGSWTRSFHSAPAAPGRLVNHLQYGLYVPAGHALEAMPLVVMLHGCTQSIDEFAEGTRMNVLADRFGFAVVYPEQSKHVHSHRCWHWYDAGESAGGAEARAVVSLVDALVAQYGFDGERVYVAGISAGAGLTALLAVKYPERFAAVALHSGPAFGEAHSGITAMDVMRRGARREPAELVDEAANVANYPGMPAIIIHGDADHVVAPVNADQLAVQFLRLNRIVDETGARKSGEVREERKGGVVMRDYVRGGRRIVRLCRVQGLAHAWSGGDDAVPFHSAKGPDASAMVWEFFRHQRRTGAGHIAEGATTAATAGAR, encoded by the coding sequence ATGGCAAAAAGTCTATCGAAAATCTGGCTGCGCGGTTTCAAGCGGCTGCTCGCGATTCAAACCGAGCACGCTCGCACAACCACCAAGCGCACCACGACGCGACCGGCCCGGGCCGCCGCCGCCAAGCCGTCCACCAAGGTTCGTCCGCTCAAGCCGGCAGCGGCGGTGCGTGCGCCCGCCAAGCGCGAAGCGCCGCGCGCCGCCGCTCGCGAATCGCGTGTGCGTCCGCGTGCGTCGGCGTGGGCGAGCGGCTCGTGGACGCGCTCGTTCCACTCCGCGCCTGCCGCACCCGGTCGGCTCGTCAATCATCTTCAGTACGGCTTGTATGTGCCGGCGGGCCACGCGCTCGAGGCCATGCCGCTGGTGGTGATGCTGCACGGCTGCACGCAGTCGATCGATGAATTCGCCGAAGGTACGCGGATGAACGTGCTGGCCGACCGTTTCGGCTTTGCCGTGGTTTATCCGGAACAGTCGAAGCATGTGCATTCGCATCGCTGCTGGCATTGGTACGACGCCGGCGAAAGCGCCGGCGGGGCCGAAGCGCGCGCAGTGGTTTCGCTGGTGGACGCGCTGGTCGCGCAGTACGGTTTCGACGGCGAGCGAGTGTACGTCGCTGGAATCTCTGCTGGCGCGGGACTGACGGCGCTGCTGGCCGTCAAGTACCCCGAGCGCTTCGCGGCGGTCGCGCTGCATTCCGGCCCCGCTTTCGGCGAGGCTCATTCCGGCATTACGGCGATGGACGTGATGCGGCGCGGTGCGCGCCGTGAGCCGGCCGAACTGGTCGACGAAGCCGCCAACGTTGCCAATTATCCGGGCATGCCTGCCATCATCATCCACGGCGACGCCGACCATGTGGTCGCACCGGTCAATGCGGACCAGTTGGCGGTGCAGTTTCTGCGCCTGAATCGCATCGTCGATGAAACCGGCGCGCGCAAATCCGGCGAAGTGCGCGAAGAGCGCAAGGGCGGCGTGGTCATGCGCGATTACGTGCGCGGCGGGCGGCGCATCGTGCGACTCTGTCGTGTGCAAGGGCTCGCTCATGCCTGGAGCGGCGGCGACGACGCGGTGCCGTTTCATTCCGCCAAAGGTCCGGATGCCAGCGCCATGGTGTGGGAGTTTTTCAGGCATCAGCGTCGCACGGGCGCCGGTCATATCGCGGAAGGCGCTACCACAGCCGCCACCGCAGGCGCGCGGTGA
- the modB gene encoding molybdate ABC transporter permease subunit, translating into MQQAWIPLLLSLKVAGWATALNLVFGVAAGLGLSRWRSGARDVVDSLLMLPLVMPPTVLGYYLLVLLGRRGVIGSWLDRFDIQLVFTWQGAVIASTVVAFPLVLKSARAAFEAVDPQLEQAARTLGVSETAVFFRVTLPLAARGILAGGLLAFARALGEFGATLMIAGNLPGRTQTLSVAVYSAVQAGDDSTANFLVLVTSVTCVVILLLAGRLVPQHTLLKSG; encoded by the coding sequence ATGCAACAGGCCTGGATCCCGCTCCTGCTGTCGCTAAAAGTGGCGGGCTGGGCGACCGCGCTCAATCTGGTGTTCGGCGTCGCGGCGGGCCTGGGTCTGTCGCGCTGGCGCTCCGGCGCGCGCGACGTGGTCGATTCGCTGCTGATGCTCCCGCTCGTCATGCCGCCCACCGTGCTCGGCTATTACCTGCTGGTCCTGCTCGGACGGCGCGGCGTGATCGGCAGTTGGCTCGACCGCTTCGACATTCAGTTGGTGTTCACCTGGCAGGGCGCGGTGATCGCGTCGACCGTGGTGGCCTTTCCGCTCGTGCTGAAGTCCGCGCGCGCCGCTTTCGAAGCCGTCGATCCGCAACTCGAACAGGCGGCGCGCACGCTCGGCGTCAGCGAAACGGCCGTATTCTTTCGCGTCACGCTGCCGCTCGCCGCGCGCGGCATTCTCGCCGGCGGCCTGCTGGCGTTCGCCCGGGCGCTCGGTGAATTCGGCGCGACGCTGATGATCGCGGGCAATCTGCCGGGACGCACGCAGACGCTTTCCGTGGCGGTCTATTCAGCCGTGCAGGCGGGCGACGACAGCACCGCGAATTTCCTCGTGCTCGTGACTTCGGTGACGTGCGTCGTGATCCTGTTGCTCGCGGGGCGCCTCGTGCCGCAGCACACGCTCCTGAAGTCCGGTTGA